Genomic DNA from Hymenobacter jejuensis:
CTGTTCGTAGGAAGTCATAGTATATAGATACGCAGAATAAAACCTACAGGCTCAATTCTTTACATCTATTCTGGCTAAAAGATTCAGGGGTCGATCTATTCTTTCCCCCGGCACGACTTCCGCAACAAGCGCCGAACTCGCCCAAACTATCTCAACCGATATATCCGCTCAATGATCTCTACCACTTTCGCGCCTTCCTGCGCATTGGTTGTAACAGCGGCCCCATGCTGAATCACATCTATCACATTATCAATTACTTGCGCGTGGTTGGCAGCGCTCCCTTTGTACGCCCCATATTCGTTCGCCGGATTGGTGGGGGGCAACGCAGGTAACGTGTAGTCGCGTAGGTGGCAATATTCGACTTGATCCAGGTACTGCCCTCCGATTTTGAGGCTGCCGTGCTCGGCAATCACCGTGATGGAGCTTTCGAGGTTACGGTCCCAGACCGCGGTGCTGTATTGAAGCGTGCCCGAACCTCCGCGCACCAAGTCAAAAGTAACGAGGCCACTGTCTTCAAACTCCGTGATGCCCTGATGGTTGAAGTCTCGAAAACGAGCCTGTAGGTTGGTAACATCGCCAAAAACCCAGTACAACAAATCGATGAAGTGGCTGAACTGCGTGAAGAGTGTGCCGCCGTCCTGGGCCTGGGTGCCGCGCCAGCCGCCAGGACGATAATAACGCGCATCACGGTTCCAAAAGCAGTTGATCTGGACGAGGTAAATCTGACCGAGTCGGCTTTCGTTGTAGACTTGCTTGAGCCAAGCGGCCGGGGGCGAGTACCGGTTCTGCATTACCCCAAACACCAACTGGCCTGTTTGCTGCGCTGTATACACAATATCCTCAGCATCAATATATTGAAGAGCAATCGGCTTTTCAACAACGACGTGCAAGCCGTGGTGCAACCCCGCAATGGCTTGGGGTGCGTGCAGGTTATTGGGAGTTGCCACGGTCAGGACATCCGCGGCTATCTCGGAAGCAAAAAAGGCGTCTAAAGAATTGAAAAACGGCACCCCAAATTCTGCTCCCAATTCTGGTCGTAGCTCTGCGCGCACGTCGACAATGCCCACCAGCTGTGCCCGTTCGTGGCGAGAAACCAAAGCAGCATGCCGACGGCCAATGTGTCCTACCCCACAGATGACGAAGCGGATCGGCGGCATAAGCTTATTACTCTCGGCTTGATGTAATGCTTTGATTTCCAAACAATAGGCACTTAAAAGCGGCGTATTATATCCACAATATACTCTACCTGATCGTTCGTCAACATAGGATGCATGGGCAGAGACAACACCGAACGGGACAACTTTTCGGCTACTGGGAATTGGCCGGCTTTGTAGTTCAAATAATGATAAGCGGGCTGCAAGTGCACGGGCAACGGGTAATAGATAGCGCTGGGTACACCTTGCGAGAGCAAATGCTGCCGGAGTTGGTTGCGGCGCTGCTCATTTTCAAGGGTGAGAGTGTATTGGTGAAAAACATGCGTGCTGCGGGGGTCGCGGGCAGGTGTATGCAGGCCGGCAACATCAGCAAGCGCAGCATCATAGTGGGCCGCGATGCGCTGCCGGGCAGCCGTCCAAGTGGCTAAGTATCGGAGCTTTACGCGCAGCAGGGCGGCTTGCAGTGTATCGAGACGGGAGTTGAGGCCGATGTGCTCGTGGTGGTATTTGCGGGTCTGGCCGTGGTTGGAGAGTTGGCGCAGGTACGTGGCACGGTCGGGGTCGCGGGTGAAAAGCGCGCCACCGTCGCCGAAGGCACCAAGGTTTTTGGAGGGAAAAAACGACGTCGTTCCCACCGCGCCCACCGCGCCGGCCTGCATTTGCCTACCATCGGCAAAGGTGTAGGTCGCGCCAAGGGATTGCGCGTTATCTTCTATTAATACAATACTCTGAATATCAGCAATTTGCAACAACCCCTCTACATCAGCACATTGCCCAAACAGGTGCGCAACGATGACCGCACCCGTACGCGGCGTGAGTGCCGCAGCCACCGCCACCGGGTCGAGGCCAAACGTATCGGGCCGCACATCGACTACCACCGGCCGCAAGCCTAGTATTGCAACTGTCTCAATAGTAGCCACATACGTAAAAGCTGGCACAATGACTTCGGCGCCCGGCGTAAGACGGAGACTCATCAGTGCCAATTGCAGGGCATCGGTACCGTTGCCACACGGAATCACATGCGGGCCACCGAGATACCGGCTCAGTTCCTCGGCAAATTGTTCAACGTCAGCACCTTGAATGAACGCTGCTTCGCGCATCACCTTACCTAGGGCCGCATCAAGTTCTGGCTGAATAACGGCGTGCTGAGCCGCAAGATCGAGCAGTTGGATGGGTGTGGCGGTGACAGTCAAAGTAAGGACGGCTACGGATATGCTTCAAAAATAAACGGCCTGTTGGAAGCGCTGCTAACGCAACCTGCTCCGCAACCTGCGCTTGCTTGGCGTCGTTAGTTAGAGAAAAATATTCGCAAGCGGATATTTCGTTTATGAAATTAAACCCTTGTTGCGATGCTTAAAAAGATCCTAACTATCAATGCGTTAACAGCGCTGCTGGCAGTAGGCGGCTTGACTGTTACCCAACTGGGATGTACGCCAAACCAGAAAAAAGAGACCTCGCAAGAAAGCGATAAAGCCTATAACGATTTCAAAACCTTCGTGTCGAACGCGGAAGCAAAAGCCGATAGCGTGGGCGACGAAACGGAAGAGGCTTACAACAACGAAACCACCCAGATGAAGTCGAAATTTGACTCGAAAGTGGCTGCCGTTGACAAATACGCTGACCAATACGACAACAACCGCCGCCAGGAAATCGAGCAGTTGCGCACCCGCTACACCACCGCCTACGACAAGCGCGACGTGGCATGGCGTAACCGGCCCAGCGCAGTCAAAACTACCACCACAACTACTACCAAGACCAGCAGCAGTGACAACGCGCCAGCCGAAACGGGCAAATACTACAAGCTCAGCAACCCGGCGGCCAGCATGACTGCGGCTAATGCGCGTAGCACCTACGAGAACTTTGTGAAGATGATTAAGGCCAACGAGGACCGCTACGAGATCGCCGACTGGCGCAACATCAACGCTGAGTGGCGGGCCATGGACGCAAAATACGACGAGATCAAAAAAGACGTTAGCGGCTCTGATAAACTGGAAATCTCGAAAGAAAAGCTCAAATACGCCGCCTTCAAATCGTTTGACAAAGCCGAATCGCGTGTGTCGCAGGGCGCTGACCTAGCAACCGGCCATAAAGAAGAGGCAGCCGCCAAAGGTGGTGGCGTGGAAGTTGGGCAGAGCGCCAAAAACGTGGGCGCCGACGCCACTAACGCCGGCAAAGGTGTAGTTAAAGGCGCCGAGAACGTAGGCAAAAAAGTAGGCAGTGCCGTAAAAGGCGCTTACAAAGACGTAAAGGCGGAAGTCAAAAACACTGACAAGAATCCTGATAAGAACTAGCTGCAACTTGCATTTAATCACAAAAGGCCGGACATGTCCGGCCTTTTGTGATTTATTATATCTCTTTACTAATCAAATACTTACCGACAACTCCTCCAACAGCCAATACAGCTTTAGGGCGTCGAGTTGGCGCAAATTGGGCTTGCCGGAGAGCAGATTGAGCTGTACTTGCTGGTAACGCAACCGAAACGCCGCTCGCACTGCTTCGCTTAGTCCCAAACGGCGCAGGCGCAGGGCCGTGCGCAGGAGCTTGGTTTCGCGACCGAGCCCTTCCGTCAAATACAGGCGCGCGAGATTGCGCACGGCATCGTGGGTCTTTTGCAGAAAGATCTGCGCGCTCTCCAGGCCATCGTGGAGCACGGGGTTGTCGAGGTGATGAACGGCCACCCCAGCTGCGCGTAACAGCCAACCAAATTTAGTGTCTTCGTGCCCATAGTCGGTAAGCTGCTCATCGAGTCCAAAGCGCCGAAAGACATCTGTCTGTATCAGCATATTATTCAGGGTCAGCTGGTTATGCGAATTGCGTTGACGCAGAGCCGCTGGGCGCGCTTCCCGCAGCCGGCCGTAGAGCCACCGCAACCGCAACGCCGGATCGGTTGGCGGCGCCGCCGGATAAATCGTGCCGCCCACCAGCACAGGCGCCCGATCGCGGTTGTGCGCGTAGCGGGACAGAAAATCGGCGTCGGGCAATACGCTGTCGTTATCAAGCAATAACAGCCACGGATGGTGTGCCACCGCCGCCAAACGGTTGCGAATGATGGCTCGGCCTACGTTTTCCGGTAGCTCCTCGTAGCGCACCGCTGCTAGGGAAGCCAGCCCACGATTGAGCGCCGCAAACGCGACTTCCGAAGCATCATCTAGACAAATAATCTCGACAGGACCGCCCCAGGCCGACGCTTGCGCTAGTAAGGTGCGTACCAGCCCCGTCACGTCGCGGTTGTACACCGGAATCAGGATGGAAAGTCCGGGCGCAATATCCATTGCAGCAACCCCTGACTACTCGGGTAGCACCACAGAAGCCCGCGCAGAATCGAGCAGCTGACCGTTTTCACACTTCAGCACCCGCTTTGGGTACTGCTTGATAATCTGATAGTTGTGTGTAGCCATCAAGACGGCCGTACCGGAGTTGTTGATCTCTACGAACAGGCGCATGATGCTGTCGGCTACGTCGGGGTCGAGGTTGCCGGTTGGCTCGTCGGCCAGCAGCAGCAGCGGTTCGTTGAGCAGCGCTCGCGCAATGACAACGCGTTGCTGCTCACCGCCGGAAAGCTGGTGAGGCATTTTGGCCGCCGAGTTGGCCAATCCTACGCGCATCAGCACCTCGGAAATGCGCTGTTGAATTTTTGCTTTGCCGCTCCAACCCGTGGCGCGGAGCACAAACGTGAGGTTTTCGGCCACGGTGCGGTCGAAAAGCAATTGGAAGTCTTGGAAAATAATGCCCAGCTTCCGACGCAGAAAAGGCACCTTGCCCAAGCTCAGCTTCTGCAACGGATACCCGACTACCGTACCCACACCAGCACCCAATGGCAAGTCGGCGTAGAGCGTTTTCAGGAGCGAGCTTTTGCCTGAGCCTGTGCGCCCAACGAGGTAAGCAAATTCACCTTTTTCAAGCTCAAACGAGACTTTTTGCAGCACCGTGTTCACGTCCTGCATGATATAGGCGTCGTGCAGCTCAATAACTGACATGCGATTCGGGTATTAGGGAAACGGGCAACGCGGCTTCGGGGAGGTGGAAATCTCAGCCTTGCAGGCACCCAATATCAAATTTCCAGCTTCTGTAGTTTGCCAAATTCCAGGCCTTCAATAACGCCGGCCAGCTCGGTTTCCTTGCCTTCCAGACCGTAACGGTGCAGATCCTTCAGCGGACGGTCGGCGCGGAAATACGCGATGAGCACAAATGCTTCGTCGCGCAGCTGGATATAGTCCGGAATCTTGGCCTTGCCTTTTACCTTGATGATGTACACTGCTGGGAAGAAATAGCGGAGTATAATTTGAGAAATACGCAGCACAGGCACTTACCAAACCATACTCCGGCCTTGTTATTTGAAACGGTTACCCGTTAACTTTCTTGTGGTCAGCCAGAAACTGGGCCAAGCCTTTGTCGGTGAGCGGGTGGTTGAGCAGGCCCGTAATCACGTTGAGCGGACAGGTTACCACATCGGCACCCAACTCAGCGCACTGAATCAGGTGTGGCACGTGGCGCACGGAAGCCGCCAGCACTTGCGTAGGATACCCGTAGTTGCTGAAAATATCTACGATCTGCTGGATCAGCTGCAACCCGTCGTGCCCGATATCATCAAGGCGCCCTACAAACGGCGATACATAGGTGGCGCCCGCCTTCGCCGCCAACAATGCCTGCCCAGCCGTGAAAATCAGCGTGCAGTTGGTTTTGATGCCTTTTTCGGAGAAGTGCTTGATGGCTTTTACGCCGTCGCGCGTCATGGGCACTTTTACCACGATGTTGGGGTGCAAATCGGCAAACATCTCCCCTTCCCGCACCATTTCGTCAAAATCTACAGCGATCACTTCCGCCGACACATCTCCGTCCACCATTTCGCAGATCTGCTTATAATGAGCCATGATGTTGTCCATGCCCTTGATGCCTTCTTTGGCCATCAGCGAAGGGTTGGTAGTGACGCCATCCAGTACGCCAAGTTCTACGGCTTCCTGAATGTCTTTGAGATTGGCGGTATCGATGAAAAATTTCATGCAGCAGAAGGTTAAAAAAGAATGCTCAAAGCTAACCGTTTTGGGGCACTAAAGCAGATACGCTGCCGAAGCGTTTCCTTTTCGGCTGCTTCGCAAAAGCGAGCTCACGCTTGTTTTATTCCTGTAGGCTCTTGTCGCGAGCGCCCTTAAATTCGGAAGTGGCGCGCCATTTTGGGAATGTAGTTTCGCTGGCCAAGCGCTGGCCCACCATGAAATAGAGTTGAGCATCCTGCGTAATTCCGCGCAAGTCCCATTGTGGATCATACTGATCCTGAGGCTTATGATACTGCTGGGCTGTGTAATTCTGCCGCAACTGCGCGACGTAGTCTTTGCCTTTTTCACGGCTTTCGAAACCACCGCTGGCATACAGCGAAGGCACACCCACGTGGGCGAAGCTGAAGTGATCGGAACGGTAAAACATGCCGGTTTCGGGGTTCTGATCGGGCAAAATGTAACGATCCTGGGCTTTGGCGGCGTCGCGGGCATACTCTTCCAACTCCGATTGCCCATACCCGATCACCGTCAAATCCTTCATCGGCCCGTATGGCCAGAGCATGTCCATGTTCAGGTCGGCCACGGTTTTGGCCAGCGGGTAAAGCGGATGCGCTGCGTAATAGGCCGAGCCCAGCAAACCCTGCTCTTCGCCGGTCACGGCCAGAAACACAATGGTGCGGCCGGGTTTGGTGGGAGTTTGGGTGAAGGCTTTGGCAATACTCAGAAGCGCTGCCAGCCCCGTTCCGTCATCAACGGCACCGTTGTAAATGGAGTCTCCGTTGATGGCTTTGCCAATACCAAAGTGATCCCAGTGGGCCGAATAGATGATGTATTCTTCGGGGCGAGTTGCGCCTGGCAGCACGGCCAGTACGTTTTTGGAAACCCGACGATTCAACTTATTTTGAATGCTGGTGCTCAGCGTCAACCCCAGCGGACGGGCTTTGAAGCCTTTTGTATTGGCAGCGGCGTAGGCTTCGTCGTAGTTCTGGCCGGCGGCGGCAAACAGGCGCTTGGCCGCGTCCAGCGTGACCCAGCCTTCTAGGGCACACTTGCTGGCGCCTTTGTCTGGCGTTTGGGGCCGTAGTTTGGCGCCTAGCGCACCACTTTGCACCACCGACCAGGGATAGGCGGCGGGCTTGGTGTCGTGGACGATGAGCAGGCCGGCGGCGCCGTGGCGGGCGGCCTCCTCGTACTTGTAGGTCCAGCGGCCGTAGTAGGTCATGGCTTGGCCCTTGAACACGGTCGAGTCCGCGCCCGCGTTGCCCGGGTCGTTGACCAGCACGACCACGGTTTTGCCCCGCACGTCCCGCCCGGCGTAGTCGTCCCAGCCGTACTCGGGCGCCACCACCCCGTAGCCGGCAAACACCAGGGGCGAATTTTGCACCGCCACCACCGGCTTCTCTTGCTCGGTGAAGGCCACGTAATCGGTTTTGTAGTTCAGCGTCAGGCTTTTGCCTTTGCCCTTAATCTGAATGGTTGGAGCAGGCGTGGCCGTGATTTCCACCATAGGCACATCCTGAAAGTAGCTGCCGTTGGGGCCAGGCTGGAGGCCGAGCTTCTTGAATTCATCAGCCAGATAAGTGGTTACCTTTTCTTCGCCCGCCGTGAACGGCTTACGGCCTTGAAACTCGTCGGAGGATACGGCTTTGAGGTAGCCCTCGAGATCCGCTGACGACACTTCAATAGTCGGCGTTGCGGCAGCAACCGCAGCGGCGGTCGGGTTTGTGGTGCTGACGGTTTCAGCGGTGGGCTGGCGCTGGCAGCCGGCCAACAACCCCAAACCAAACAAAGGAATCAGCACACGTTGGTAAGAAACAGGCATAGGAGCAGCGACGTTGATTCGGAAAGTAAATTTTAGGAGTAAACAACACAATAGTAGCTAATTATACACGCCTGTAGCCAAATTAAGCAGCAGAATACCCTTCGCCAGAATTTCACGCATTTCTTACAATGTTTAACATAACTATTTGATAATCATATACTTATATCAAAAATCAAAATATTCATTCTTGGCAGGACAAACAAAAACCCCGTGGCGAAAAGGCCACGGGGTTTCGATAGATATGTTTCTGGACCTTGCCAGAAGCTAACTCAACAAGTCCTTTAACAACACTTATTGAGGTAAGGGCAAAAAAAAGCGAACCAATATCGCACCGCTCAACCACCTACCCTTGCTACCTTCCGGTCCTGGGGGAGTTCAGCAGGAGCTGGTCGTACTGATTCGCCGGGACAAATATACGTAGGGATTGTAAGAACGCACAAGTTTTTTTGGTTTCTGAGCGCCGAATTGCGGTTTCTGTCATCCATCGAGGCTGCAATACCCACCTAACTAACTACTTACAAAATCCTAGCCTGTACGTCAGGCCAAAATAAATCGGTGTGGCCTAACTGACCTCACCAGCAACAAGCCCTGCTTATCGATCACGCTTGCCGCGATTTTTTTCCTTGGCTGTTGATGTCGGCATCAAACTTACTACCACTGGCAGGAAGTTACTGGCAAACAACTCTTTGTCCTGATACCCTCCGTAGCTATATAATATGGCGTTGGTACCGGCTGGGGCTTGCAGCGTGTACTTCCCTTCAGCGTCGGTAATGGTGAGGGCAGCCGATCCCTTCAGGCTCACCGTCACGCCGGCCATTGGTAGATTCTGTTCGTTCGTGACCCGTCCTGTTATAAGCACAGGCTTCATGTGTGCCACTGCGTCGAGCTTTGATTTCTCAACAATAGCGGAGGCAGGCTCGGCAGATGCCGTGTTTGCAAAATCAGGGGCAGTGCTAACCGTTTCTTTATCAGGCCTTTGCTCATTAATGGATGCAGGCGACGTTACGGGCACAACAGCCAATTGCGGCTCGGTATTTCCAGATTGTGCCACGGCCACCGAAGTAAGAAACAACGAAGCGAGAACGGCGAGGGAGCGGAGTAGGTAGCGCATGGGCGTAAGTAGACAGGAGTAATTGCTGATCTAAATTCTTACTCTTCTAAGCGCTGAAAAAGGCTACTGCTTAACCCAATGTGACCGTAAGATTTTCCGCAAAACATATAACAATTGCGATACAATGGCCCTCCTTTCATTTGCCGCGATGGTTGAGCTATAGGATTATAGAATTATTCAGAGCAAATGTGACTTAATAGCCCTTATAAATTGACTGATTTTAAGAAAACAGTTTTGGCTTTGAAATGCGTCGGCAAGCGAGCTCCCCTCCTTTGAACCCCTCGTCGTTTTGCCTGCTCATCTCCCCTGCCTACCTTTGCCCATGCCGCAACAAATTCTGATTCTCGATTTTGGCTCCCAGTACACGCAGCTCATTGCCCGACGCATTCGCGAGCTGAACGTCTACTGCGAGATTCATCCATATACACACGCCCCGGACCTCACTGAGGACATCCGGGGCGTGGTGCTTTCGGGCTCGCCGTGCTCCGTACGCGACCCCGAAGCCCCAAATCCCGATCTTAGCCGCTATTTGGGCCGGGTACCGGTTCTGGGCATTTGCTACGGCGCGCAATTGCTGGCTCACCAAGCCGGGGGCGAGGTGTTGCCAGCCACCATTCGCGAGTACGGGCGCGCCCGGCTTAGCCACCTCGACCGCAGCAATGCGTTGGTGCGTGACCTGAGCCTCGATTCGCAGGTTTGGATGTCGCACGGCGATACCATTAAGGTGCTGCCGGCCGGGTTTGAAATCATCGCTAGCACGCCTGAGGTTGATGTAGCCGCTTATCACCTTGAGGGGCAGCCTACTTACGGAATCCAGTTTCACCCCGAAGTAACGCACTCGAGCGAAGGCAAAACGCTGATGCGCAATTTCGTGGTGGATATCTGCGGCTGCGACCAAAGCTGGACTCCGGAACACTTTGTGGACAGCATGGTGCTGGCGCTCCAACACACCATCGGCCCCGATGAAAAAGTTATTTTGGGCCTTTCGGGGGGCGTCGATTCGTCGGTGGCGGCGTTGTTGCTGCACCGCGCCATCGGCGATCGGCTTTATGGTATTTTTGTCGACAACGGCCTGCTGCGTAAAGACGAGTACGAGGGCGTCTTGCACGCGTATAAAGGCCTGGGTCTCAACGTACAGGGCGTGAATGCGTCGCAGGAATTCTACTCGGCCTTGGCAGGTCTCTCCGATCCCGAGCAGAAGCGCAAAGCCATCGGCCGCACCTTTATCGAAGTCTTTGACCGTGAGGCACATAAAGTAGAAGGTGCAAAGTGGCTGGCCCAAGGCACCATCTACCCCGACGTGATCGAGTCGGTGTCGGTGAAAGGGCCGGCCGTGACCATCAAGAGTCATCACAACGTAGGTGGCCTCCCCGACCGCATGAACCTCAAAATTGTGGAACCCCTGCGGGCTTTGTTTAAAGATGAAGTGCGACAAGTGGGTGATACTCTGGGACTTCCGCACAACATCCTGCACCGACATCC
This window encodes:
- a CDS encoding carboxypeptidase-like regulatory domain-containing protein; this translates as MRYLLRSLAVLASLFLTSVAVAQSGNTEPQLAVVPVTSPASINEQRPDKETVSTAPDFANTASAEPASAIVEKSKLDAVAHMKPVLITGRVTNEQNLPMAGVTVSLKGSAALTITDAEGKYTLQAPAGTNAILYSYGGYQDKELFASNFLPVVVSLMPTSTAKEKNRGKRDR
- a CDS encoding cell division ATP-binding protein FtsE translates to MSVIELHDAYIMQDVNTVLQKVSFELEKGEFAYLVGRTGSGKSSLLKTLYADLPLGAGVGTVVGYPLQKLSLGKVPFLRRKLGIIFQDFQLLFDRTVAENLTFVLRATGWSGKAKIQQRISEVLMRVGLANSAAKMPHQLSGGEQQRVVIARALLNEPLLLLADEPTGNLDPDVADSIMRLFVEINNSGTAVLMATHNYQIIKQYPKRVLKCENGQLLDSARASVVLPE
- a CDS encoding DegT/DnrJ/EryC1/StrS family aminotransferase, translating into MTVTATPIQLLDLAAQHAVIQPELDAALGKVMREAAFIQGADVEQFAEELSRYLGGPHVIPCGNGTDALQLALMSLRLTPGAEVIVPAFTYVATIETVAILGLRPVVVDVRPDTFGLDPVAVAAALTPRTGAVIVAHLFGQCADVEGLLQIADIQSIVLIEDNAQSLGATYTFADGRQMQAGAVGAVGTTSFFPSKNLGAFGDGGALFTRDPDRATYLRQLSNHGQTRKYHHEHIGLNSRLDTLQAALLRVKLRYLATWTAARQRIAAHYDAALADVAGLHTPARDPRSTHVFHQYTLTLENEQRRNQLRQHLLSQGVPSAIYYPLPVHLQPAYHYLNYKAGQFPVAEKLSRSVLSLPMHPMLTNDQVEYIVDIIRRF
- the fsa gene encoding fructose-6-phosphate aldolase, translated to MKFFIDTANLKDIQEAVELGVLDGVTTNPSLMAKEGIKGMDNIMAHYKQICEMVDGDVSAEVIAVDFDEMVREGEMFADLHPNIVVKVPMTRDGVKAIKHFSEKGIKTNCTLIFTAGQALLAAKAGATYVSPFVGRLDDIGHDGLQLIQQIVDIFSNYGYPTQVLAASVRHVPHLIQCAELGADVVTCPLNVITGLLNHPLTDKGLAQFLADHKKVNG
- a CDS encoding Gfo/Idh/MocA family protein, whose product is MPPIRFVICGVGHIGRRHAALVSRHERAQLVGIVDVRAELRPELGAEFGVPFFNSLDAFFASEIAADVLTVATPNNLHAPQAIAGLHHGLHVVVEKPIALQYIDAEDIVYTAQQTGQLVFGVMQNRYSPPAAWLKQVYNESRLGQIYLVQINCFWNRDARYYRPGGWRGTQAQDGGTLFTQFSHFIDLLYWVFGDVTNLQARFRDFNHQGITEFEDSGLVTFDLVRGGSGTLQYSTAVWDRNLESSITVIAEHGSLKIGGQYLDQVEYCHLRDYTLPALPPTNPANEYGAYKGSAANHAQVIDNVIDVIQHGAAVTTNAQEGAKVVEIIERIYRLR
- a CDS encoding glycosyltransferase family 2 protein, which produces MDIAPGLSILIPVYNRDVTGLVRTLLAQASAWGGPVEIICLDDASEVAFAALNRGLASLAAVRYEELPENVGRAIIRNRLAAVAHHPWLLLLDNDSVLPDADFLSRYAHNRDRAPVLVGGTIYPAAPPTDPALRLRWLYGRLREARPAALRQRNSHNQLTLNNMLIQTDVFRRFGLDEQLTDYGHEDTKFGWLLRAAGVAVHHLDNPVLHDGLESAQIFLQKTHDAVRNLARLYLTEGLGRETKLLRTALRLRRLGLSEAVRAAFRLRYQQVQLNLLSGKPNLRQLDALKLYWLLEELSVSI
- a CDS encoding M28 family metallopeptidase, producing MPVSYQRVLIPLFGLGLLAGCQRQPTAETVSTTNPTAAAVAAATPTIEVSSADLEGYLKAVSSDEFQGRKPFTAGEEKVTTYLADEFKKLGLQPGPNGSYFQDVPMVEITATPAPTIQIKGKGKSLTLNYKTDYVAFTEQEKPVVAVQNSPLVFAGYGVVAPEYGWDDYAGRDVRGKTVVVLVNDPGNAGADSTVFKGQAMTYYGRWTYKYEEAARHGAAGLLIVHDTKPAAYPWSVVQSGALGAKLRPQTPDKGASKCALEGWVTLDAAKRLFAAAGQNYDEAYAAANTKGFKARPLGLTLSTSIQNKLNRRVSKNVLAVLPGATRPEEYIIYSAHWDHFGIGKAINGDSIYNGAVDDGTGLAALLSIAKAFTQTPTKPGRTIVFLAVTGEEQGLLGSAYYAAHPLYPLAKTVADLNMDMLWPYGPMKDLTVIGYGQSELEEYARDAAKAQDRYILPDQNPETGMFYRSDHFSFAHVGVPSLYASGGFESREKGKDYVAQLRQNYTAQQYHKPQDQYDPQWDLRGITQDAQLYFMVGQRLASETTFPKWRATSEFKGARDKSLQE
- a CDS encoding fructose-6-phosphate aldolase produces the protein MYIIKVKGKAKIPDYIQLRDEAFVLIAYFRADRPLKDLHRYGLEGKETELAGVIEGLEFGKLQKLEI
- a CDS encoding DUF6565 domain-containing protein, producing the protein MLKKILTINALTALLAVGGLTVTQLGCTPNQKKETSQESDKAYNDFKTFVSNAEAKADSVGDETEEAYNNETTQMKSKFDSKVAAVDKYADQYDNNRRQEIEQLRTRYTTAYDKRDVAWRNRPSAVKTTTTTTTKTSSSDNAPAETGKYYKLSNPAASMTAANARSTYENFVKMIKANEDRYEIADWRNINAEWRAMDAKYDEIKKDVSGSDKLEISKEKLKYAAFKSFDKAESRVSQGADLATGHKEEAAAKGGGVEVGQSAKNVGADATNAGKGVVKGAENVGKKVGSAVKGAYKDVKAEVKNTDKNPDKN
- the guaA gene encoding glutamine-hydrolyzing GMP synthase; this translates as MPQQILILDFGSQYTQLIARRIRELNVYCEIHPYTHAPDLTEDIRGVVLSGSPCSVRDPEAPNPDLSRYLGRVPVLGICYGAQLLAHQAGGEVLPATIREYGRARLSHLDRSNALVRDLSLDSQVWMSHGDTIKVLPAGFEIIASTPEVDVAAYHLEGQPTYGIQFHPEVTHSSEGKTLMRNFVVDICGCDQSWTPEHFVDSMVLALQHTIGPDEKVILGLSGGVDSSVAALLLHRAIGDRLYGIFVDNGLLRKDEYEGVLHAYKGLGLNVQGVNASQEFYSALAGLSDPEQKRKAIGRTFIEVFDREAHKVEGAKWLAQGTIYPDVIESVSVKGPAVTIKSHHNVGGLPDRMNLKIVEPLRALFKDEVRQVGDTLGLPHNILHRHPFPGPGLAIRILGDITPQKVDLLQRADAIFIDSLRQTGLYDQVWQAGVMLLPIQSVGVMGDERTYEQVVALRAVTSVDGMTADWAHLPYDFLADVSNKIINQVRGINRVVYDISSKPPATIEWE